In Ailuropoda melanoleuca isolate Jingjing chromosome 7, ASM200744v2, whole genome shotgun sequence, one genomic interval encodes:
- the SMIM2 gene encoding LOW QUALITY PROTEIN: small integral membrane protein 2 (The sequence of the model RefSeq protein was modified relative to this genomic sequence to represent the inferred CDS: deleted 1 base in 1 codon; substituted 2 bases at 2 genomic stop codons), which translates to MPARLPLGEVETRGHAISILLGFXTGFMCDTYIVLPWNNTVESCPSTNFSSEXPHTGIQCNRRQGHKKEDQSQPEAGDI; encoded by the exons ATGCCAGCCCGGCTGCCTCTCGGGGAGGTAGAAACACGTGGCCATGCCATTAGCATCCTGTTGGGCTTCTAGACGGGTTTCATGTGTGACACCTACATAGTCCTCCCTTGGAACAACACAGTAGAAAGCTGCCCCAGTACAAACTTCTCTTCTGAATAACCACACACCGGAATACAGTGCAACAGAAGGCAAGGCCAC AAAAAAGAGGATCAAAGTCAGCCAGAAGCAGGTGACATCTAG